From a single Herpetosiphon gulosus genomic region:
- a CDS encoding Nif3-like dinuclear metal center hexameric protein — MPNLAELSTFLQTILETEYFPSEERGTIYISSVRPIRRMGFALDPWPTLPSWLEHEDLDAIFLHRPQQLDRDTVPPTRGVLYAGAPFDERLTIGFVPRLAEVLGLRGRSPMADKSGRPLGMVGDLPKPVTTAEWRRLVMDMYGGVDEVWENNVQSIRKVAIVNQITPALVQEAANRGAQAFLTPILRESAQASCRANNMAAFSTGIKRAEHWGLRTLAGMIRERWAGVRTAIFEDRGQ; from the coding sequence ATGCCAAACCTCGCTGAACTTTCGACCTTCTTGCAAACCATCTTAGAGACCGAGTATTTTCCAAGTGAAGAACGGGGTACGATCTATATTTCGTCAGTGCGGCCTATTCGCCGCATGGGCTTTGCACTCGATCCATGGCCAACCTTACCATCATGGCTTGAACACGAAGATCTCGATGCGATCTTTTTGCATCGCCCACAACAACTTGATCGCGATACTGTGCCGCCAACCCGTGGGGTACTCTATGCAGGAGCACCCTTTGACGAACGCTTGACAATTGGCTTTGTGCCACGCTTGGCCGAGGTTTTGGGCTTACGCGGGCGTTCGCCCATGGCCGATAAAAGTGGCCGTCCCTTGGGCATGGTCGGCGATCTGCCCAAACCAGTGACCACTGCCGAATGGCGACGTTTGGTCATGGATATGTATGGCGGGGTCGATGAGGTTTGGGAAAATAATGTTCAATCGATCCGTAAGGTAGCGATTGTTAACCAAATTACCCCAGCCCTAGTGCAAGAGGCCGCAAATCGTGGCGCTCAAGCCTTCCTCACGCCAATTTTGCGTGAATCAGCCCAAGCGAGCTGTCGCGCCAATAATATGGCAGCCTTCAGCACTGGCATCAAACGAGCTGAACATTGGGGCTTACGCACCCTCGCAGGCATGATCCGCGAGCGCTGGGCCGGCGTGCGCACAGCGATTTTCGAAGATCGCGGCCAATAG
- a CDS encoding NYN domain-containing protein, which translates to MNKPKQDVAVFIDFENIYVSVREKFDATPNFEALMERCEDYGRVVVARAYADWYRYPRITSALFANNIEPMYVPTYYYDKDEGRMGRPIKNSVDMHMCIDAMRTLYTRTNIGSYIFITGDRDFIALVNCVRQEGKDVIIVGIGGAASSHLAQSADEFLFYEQIVDIRPMGGRRNERHEKTFERVERPERVERNDRSERPERSERPERTERSERNGRDDRRRERERPEKHAEPNFERLDSRSEKTTEPRVEKPAEKAPEIVVRPAPSTAPVVAATPSNPDAAIYDKLVEALHLARKRGYVTSFGSLKVLMKELLPNFKESRYRDAQGKPFTKFTDFVREAERLGKIQIFTSGTVNEVFLPDEDPYKLSQFAEDLPSVEAERELEQELELQAESIAPITIETIGIADEPMELADGEEVAPSSERGDRNGRRRRRRGSSRTEQPAVDVLPEELSDTILVPAPTEGFSFGEREWQLFYQVMGVYSEPVPFADIFNDLREMRNTAELDLTNNALKELIKQAINEGKVQRSNRGAKAHYRLVLNPEQFDGSIPAFDPSDLAAFDDGPSLPDLVDEEPHLLPAMIGGQTIAIDDDYTAPIDEVALPESFEEQPLPESDADYSFAEPIEYEAPVATPTAAIKPRKPSRRRKSIVPLSVAEAIAASVANDPAPEPVVEVEAVAEPVAEIISEPSVEPAVEAMAEPVAEKPKKRGGRRKAAEPVEVVEEKPKKTTRRKKVEPVVEAPAPVEPAKKPRRRKKAASEPGEEA; encoded by the coding sequence ATGAACAAACCCAAGCAGGATGTTGCGGTTTTTATCGACTTCGAGAACATTTATGTTTCAGTTCGAGAGAAGTTCGACGCTACCCCTAATTTCGAAGCATTGATGGAACGTTGCGAGGACTATGGCCGTGTTGTAGTTGCTCGCGCTTACGCCGACTGGTATCGTTACCCACGGATTACCAGCGCTTTGTTTGCCAATAATATCGAACCGATGTATGTGCCAACCTACTATTATGATAAGGACGAAGGCCGAATGGGCCGTCCAATCAAAAATAGTGTGGATATGCACATGTGTATCGATGCAATGCGCACGCTTTACACACGCACTAATATTGGTTCTTATATCTTTATCACTGGCGATCGTGATTTCATTGCCTTGGTCAACTGTGTGCGCCAAGAAGGTAAAGATGTAATTATCGTTGGCATTGGCGGGGCTGCCTCCAGTCATCTCGCTCAAAGTGCCGATGAATTTTTGTTCTACGAGCAAATTGTTGATATTCGCCCGATGGGTGGCCGTCGCAACGAGCGCCACGAAAAAACCTTCGAGCGGGTCGAACGCCCAGAACGGGTTGAACGTAACGATCGCAGCGAACGCCCTGAACGCAGCGAACGCCCTGAACGCACTGAGCGTAGCGAACGTAATGGCCGCGATGACCGCCGCCGCGAACGCGAACGCCCTGAAAAGCATGCCGAGCCAAATTTCGAGCGGCTTGATTCACGTTCGGAGAAAACGACCGAACCACGAGTTGAAAAGCCTGCTGAAAAAGCCCCCGAAATCGTGGTGCGGCCAGCTCCAAGCACCGCGCCAGTTGTCGCAGCAACCCCCAGCAATCCCGATGCAGCAATTTACGATAAGTTGGTTGAGGCCTTGCACTTAGCCCGTAAACGTGGCTATGTGACTTCATTTGGCTCGCTCAAGGTTCTGATGAAAGAACTTCTGCCCAACTTCAAAGAAAGTCGCTATCGCGATGCCCAAGGCAAACCGTTCACCAAATTTACCGATTTTGTGCGCGAAGCCGAACGGCTTGGCAAGATTCAAATCTTCACCAGTGGCACGGTGAATGAAGTCTTCTTGCCCGATGAAGATCCCTACAAGCTCTCGCAATTTGCTGAAGATTTGCCCTCAGTTGAAGCCGAGCGCGAACTCGAACAAGAGCTTGAGTTGCAAGCCGAATCAATCGCCCCAATCACAATCGAAACGATTGGCATCGCCGATGAGCCGATGGAATTGGCTGATGGCGAGGAAGTTGCCCCAAGCAGCGAACGTGGCGACCGCAATGGCCGTCGTCGCCGTCGCCGTGGCAGCAGCCGCACTGAACAACCAGCCGTCGATGTGCTGCCCGAAGAGTTGAGCGACACAATCCTTGTGCCAGCACCAACCGAAGGTTTCAGCTTTGGCGAACGTGAATGGCAGTTGTTCTATCAGGTGATGGGCGTTTATAGCGAGCCAGTGCCATTCGCCGATATCTTTAACGATCTCCGCGAAATGCGCAATACGGCTGAGCTTGATCTAACTAATAATGCCTTGAAGGAATTGATCAAACAAGCAATTAACGAAGGCAAAGTCCAGCGCTCAAATCGTGGAGCCAAAGCCCACTATCGCTTGGTGCTCAACCCTGAGCAGTTTGATGGGTCAATCCCAGCCTTCGATCCAAGCGATCTTGCCGCCTTTGATGATGGCCCAAGTTTGCCTGACTTGGTTGATGAAGAGCCACATTTGTTGCCAGCTATGATTGGTGGCCAAACCATCGCAATTGACGATGATTACACCGCGCCAATCGATGAAGTGGCCTTGCCCGAAAGCTTTGAAGAACAGCCGTTGCCCGAAAGCGATGCCGATTATTCGTTTGCCGAGCCAATCGAGTATGAAGCACCTGTAGCAACACCAACCGCAGCCATCAAGCCACGCAAGCCCAGCCGCCGCCGCAAATCGATTGTGCCGTTGAGCGTAGCCGAAGCCATTGCCGCTAGCGTTGCCAATGATCCAGCGCCCGAGCCTGTGGTTGAAGTTGAAGCTGTGGCCGAGCCGGTGGCTGAAATTATCAGCGAGCCAAGTGTTGAACCTGCGGTTGAGGCAATGGCCGAGCCGGTGGCTGAAAAGCCCAAAAAGCGTGGTGGCCGACGGAAAGCTGCCGAGCCAGTTGAAGTCGTTGAGGAAAAACCCAAAAAAACCACGCGCCGCAAAAAGGTCGAGCCAGTCGTTGAAGCACCCGCTCCAGTCGAGCCAGCTAAAAAACCACGTCGCCGCAAAAAGGCCGCCAGCGAACCTGGAGAAGAAGCGTGA
- a CDS encoding Trm112 family protein, producing the protein MKFGKLLRFGIIAGAGALVYRVYKQYKADQAFELAPVSNLGSNTAAVSASSTKRSISPELLEILACPVDKKPVELYNDASGKEWLLNPRNGYRYPIEDGIPIMLIDEGEKNKDTSLIRA; encoded by the coding sequence ATGAAATTTGGTAAATTGTTGCGCTTCGGTATCATCGCTGGTGCAGGAGCCTTGGTTTATCGGGTTTATAAACAATATAAAGCGGATCAAGCATTTGAGTTGGCTCCGGTCAGCAATTTAGGCTCAAACACCGCCGCCGTCAGCGCCAGCAGCACCAAACGCTCAATCAGCCCCGAGTTGCTGGAAATCTTGGCTTGCCCAGTCGATAAAAAACCAGTCGAATTGTATAACGATGCCAGTGGCAAAGAATGGCTGCTCAACCCACGCAACGGTTATCGCTACCCAATCGAAGATGGGATTCCGATTATGTTGATCGATGAAGGCGAAAAAAATAAAGATACCAGCCTGATTCGCGCCTAA
- a CDS encoding SUMF1/EgtB/PvdO family nonheme iron enzyme has translation MHDVERIRQKIINLQARRAQESDQDLIEALDQMIGQHQHQLSLLAQQAAAVVESPAPAAAQGQVYGSSVMTNLGHVWINQVFNAPLSTGERTDQLILHYLAHVQGNADRLVLGTDVQDSDQERMSLQRVFTMLQADFYGPIAGDALLQSLLLGSPQPRPQLQDSILKALNQIQHQRSVILGVPGGGKTTVVSYLASAQAAALLDPGKAEFLHSQGWMHTKLVPVRVRLKHVQPPADPEQQTAAAFWEVVTELQLAGRFGQRAINSDVGFQRIEVERQQRLQDAIEELLINGNGLLLLDGLDEVQPEHLAAVKRCIEHAQRMFHKSRIIVTCRVFDYEHPLPPPFPSRQLYDWPTIQLMPFDLTAQHVYITNYYSELGRLHASHADIVSIRKKHAKLHAELMKSGMLHELTRTPLLLALTVHVNMVHTDLPESEGKLLHICIDELLKRRAPEAIAVSLEDLYDLVALLGYYAHSQEEIQGKALLSLQQINMVVQRYYSDRYPHPNQIHMLSQAVGNATLRLINSNGLLQEASNNQQDNPHYDFAHRLFQQFLAGMYLLNQERHDECIERAGSEHWRVCLHYMANFAPYIQKQSFIFGVIQDLLGGMPDEQVQGSHLLLAIGKAKVASAGRRNLWQQAVNHLKNIGGLSGSSRGVRRWAPPRIAFPTRLRAALVLGAIGDTRFIGEDGALIALTERVVCIHAGSVELEDPHARPQTYSVERFWMSRYLLTNFEYSQFVAARGYLDDQWWQNDDARHWRRGDPSWLHGLPPWAAPRRLPDLWHNERFNHPTQPIVGVNWYEANAFCAWLTVQLRPQLDALGPNLVVRLPSEAEWQLAASQHSEREYPWGDEWRNDHANTSESELEQPTPVGMFPYGTWSDGPMDLAGNVCEWTNSINRDLELDPQTTRNRRLQHRDLMVAVRGGSWFHNRYFARCRSRLQHRPFSHGPNIGVRLIIGHAE, from the coding sequence ATGCACGATGTTGAGCGAATCCGTCAGAAAATTATTAATCTACAAGCCCGCCGTGCCCAAGAAAGCGACCAAGATTTAATTGAGGCGCTTGATCAGATGATTGGCCAACATCAACACCAACTAAGTTTGTTGGCTCAACAAGCCGCCGCTGTTGTCGAATCGCCTGCCCCTGCCGCTGCTCAAGGTCAAGTTTATGGTTCGAGCGTGATGACCAACCTTGGTCATGTTTGGATTAACCAAGTTTTTAATGCGCCCTTGAGCACTGGTGAGCGCACTGATCAATTGATTTTGCACTATCTGGCCCATGTTCAGGGCAACGCTGATCGCTTGGTGCTTGGAACTGATGTCCAAGATAGCGATCAAGAGCGCATGTCGTTGCAGCGGGTATTTACCATGCTGCAAGCCGATTTTTATGGGCCGATTGCTGGTGATGCCTTGTTGCAATCGCTGCTGTTGGGTAGCCCACAGCCACGCCCGCAATTACAAGATTCGATTCTCAAGGCGCTCAATCAAATTCAACATCAGCGTTCAGTGATTTTGGGTGTGCCTGGTGGTGGCAAAACTACCGTGGTTTCGTATCTGGCTTCGGCCCAAGCGGCGGCCTTGCTCGATCCAGGCAAAGCTGAATTTTTGCATAGCCAAGGTTGGATGCACACCAAACTTGTGCCAGTGCGCGTGCGGCTCAAACATGTGCAACCTCCAGCCGACCCTGAGCAACAAACTGCCGCCGCTTTTTGGGAAGTCGTGACCGAATTGCAATTGGCTGGGCGTTTTGGCCAACGCGCCATCAACAGCGATGTTGGCTTTCAGCGAATCGAAGTTGAGCGCCAACAACGGCTGCAAGATGCAATTGAAGAATTATTGATCAATGGCAATGGCTTATTGTTGCTCGATGGGCTTGATGAAGTGCAGCCCGAACATCTGGCCGCCGTCAAACGCTGTATCGAACATGCCCAGCGCATGTTTCACAAAAGTCGAATTATCGTCACATGTCGGGTGTTTGATTATGAGCATCCACTGCCGCCGCCGTTTCCCTCGCGCCAGCTCTACGATTGGCCGACAATTCAGTTGATGCCATTTGATCTGACGGCTCAACATGTGTATATCACCAATTACTATAGCGAACTGGGGCGTTTGCATGCCTCACACGCTGATATTGTTAGCATTCGTAAAAAGCATGCTAAACTGCATGCCGAGTTGATGAAATCGGGGATGTTGCATGAACTAACGCGCACGCCGTTGCTCTTGGCACTGACGGTGCATGTAAATATGGTGCACACCGATTTACCCGAGAGCGAAGGCAAATTGCTGCATATTTGTATTGACGAATTGCTCAAACGTCGTGCGCCTGAGGCGATTGCCGTTTCACTTGAAGATTTGTATGACTTGGTTGCATTGTTAGGCTATTACGCTCATAGCCAAGAAGAAATTCAGGGCAAAGCCTTGCTTAGTTTGCAGCAAATTAACATGGTGGTGCAGCGCTATTATAGCGATCGCTATCCGCATCCCAATCAAATTCATATGCTTTCGCAGGCGGTTGGTAATGCAACCTTGCGCTTGATCAATAGTAATGGCTTGTTACAAGAGGCCAGCAATAATCAACAAGATAATCCGCATTATGATTTTGCCCATCGTTTGTTTCAGCAATTTTTAGCAGGCATGTATTTGCTCAATCAAGAGCGTCACGATGAATGTATCGAACGGGCTGGCAGCGAGCATTGGCGGGTTTGCTTGCACTACATGGCTAATTTTGCGCCCTATATTCAAAAACAAAGCTTCATTTTTGGAGTGATTCAAGATTTGCTGGGGGGCATGCCCGATGAACAGGTACAAGGCTCGCATTTACTTTTGGCAATTGGCAAAGCCAAAGTTGCCAGTGCTGGGCGGCGTAATCTATGGCAGCAGGCAGTCAACCATCTCAAAAATATTGGCGGCTTGAGTGGCAGTAGTCGAGGTGTGCGGCGTTGGGCACCACCACGCATCGCCTTTCCCACCCGTTTGCGGGCGGCCTTAGTGTTGGGCGCAATCGGCGATACGCGCTTTATTGGCGAAGATGGAGCATTGATTGCATTGACGGAGCGGGTTGTATGCATTCATGCTGGCAGCGTTGAGCTGGAAGATCCCCATGCCCGCCCCCAAACCTATAGCGTTGAGCGCTTTTGGATGAGCCGCTATCTTTTGACCAACTTTGAGTATAGCCAATTTGTTGCCGCCCGCGGGTATTTAGATGATCAGTGGTGGCAGAACGACGATGCGCGACATTGGCGACGCGGTGATCCTTCGTGGTTGCATGGTTTGCCACCGTGGGCAGCTCCGCGGCGCTTGCCCGATTTATGGCATAACGAGCGTTTCAACCACCCAACCCAGCCAATTGTTGGGGTTAATTGGTACGAAGCGAATGCCTTTTGTGCTTGGCTCACCGTGCAACTACGGCCTCAACTTGATGCACTTGGGCCAAATTTGGTGGTACGCTTGCCGAGTGAAGCTGAATGGCAACTCGCCGCCAGCCAACATAGCGAGCGTGAATACCCTTGGGGCGATGAATGGCGCAATGATCATGCTAACACCAGTGAAAGCGAGCTCGAGCAACCAACTCCGGTTGGCATGTTTCCCTATGGCACGTGGAGCGATGGCCCAATGGATTTAGCGGGCAATGTTTGTGAATGGACCAATAGCATCAATCGCGACCTTGAACTTGACCCACAAACCACGCGTAATCGTCGGCTGCAACATCGCGATTTGATGGTCGCTGTGCGTGGTGGTTCGTGGTTTCATAATCGCTATTTTGCTCGTTGTCGTTCGCGCTTGCAGCATCGTCCGTTTAGCCATGGCCCGAATATTGGTGTGCGCTTGATTATCGGTCACGCCGAATAA
- a CDS encoding phosphoribosylanthranilate isomerase, whose product MSWPEQAIKICGVRSVEAAVTAALAGADLIGMIFAPSKRQIEPSLALEIVQAVRATATPSQLVGVFANASAAEINQLAQQVGLDLVQLSGDEDPMIVNEIPFPLLKAVRLTNQNNEQAWYDIAQSHQQVRLVVDAHVPGSYGGAGVLADWSAAAQLAQTTPLLLAGGLEPTNVAQAIQTVAPWGVDVSSGIETAGIKDLTKITQFVKTAQQALDALRVARRNA is encoded by the coding sequence GTGAGTTGGCCTGAACAGGCAATTAAAATCTGTGGTGTGCGTAGTGTCGAAGCCGCTGTAACAGCGGCTTTGGCAGGCGCAGACCTGATTGGCATGATCTTCGCTCCCAGCAAACGCCAAATCGAGCCAAGCTTGGCGCTCGAGATTGTTCAGGCTGTACGGGCAACCGCCACGCCAAGTCAATTGGTTGGGGTGTTTGCCAATGCTAGCGCCGCCGAGATTAATCAACTTGCCCAGCAGGTTGGCCTCGATCTGGTGCAGCTTAGCGGCGATGAAGATCCAATGATCGTCAATGAAATTCCATTTCCATTGCTTAAAGCTGTCCGTTTAACCAATCAAAATAATGAGCAAGCGTGGTATGATATAGCCCAAAGCCATCAACAAGTGCGCTTGGTGGTCGATGCTCATGTGCCAGGCTCATATGGTGGGGCTGGAGTGTTGGCCGATTGGTCAGCCGCCGCCCAATTGGCCCAAACAACGCCCTTATTGCTGGCGGGCGGGCTAGAACCAACCAATGTGGCTCAAGCAATCCAAACAGTCGCCCCATGGGGGGTAGATGTCAGCAGCGGCATTGAAACCGCTGGCATCAAAGATCTAACTAAAATAACCCAATTTGTAAAAACCGCGCAGCAAGCTTTGGATGCACTGCGTGTTGCTAGGAGGAATGCATGA
- a CDS encoding glycosyltransferase translates to MTQLSLICTVKNEADNIADLLDSMLAQSRQPDEIVVNDCGSTDTTAAIVQAYIERGAPIRLVYGGFNISSGRNNAILHAQGDLIASTDAGLALDRTWLERIVAPLEADQADLVAGFYQAAPRSDLETAIGATNYPLAEEVDPSRFLAAGQSVAFRKVVWQTVGGYPEWLDHCEDLVFDRAAVAAGFRSTAVLDAVVHFQPRSSFRALFRQYFFYARGDGVANLWPLRHAIRYATYLGLLLLMGNLPKRPWLVGVLGLGIAGYTRKPYRRLWRATNGWSFTRRSKTLSLPPLIRLVGDLAKMLGYPVGWLVRLRKRR, encoded by the coding sequence ATGACCCAGCTATCATTAATTTGTACAGTCAAAAACGAGGCCGATAACATCGCCGATTTGCTGGATTCGATGTTGGCTCAAAGCCGCCAACCTGATGAAATTGTGGTCAATGATTGTGGATCGACCGATACAACCGCCGCGATTGTTCAAGCCTATATTGAGCGTGGTGCGCCAATTCGCTTGGTCTATGGCGGTTTTAACATCTCTTCTGGTCGGAATAACGCCATTTTGCATGCCCAAGGCGACTTAATAGCCTCGACCGATGCTGGCTTAGCGCTCGATCGCACTTGGCTCGAACGAATTGTCGCGCCACTCGAAGCAGATCAGGCCGATTTGGTGGCTGGATTTTACCAAGCAGCGCCGCGCAGCGATCTCGAAACCGCGATTGGTGCGACCAACTATCCTTTAGCTGAAGAAGTTGATCCAAGCCGATTTTTGGCGGCTGGGCAATCGGTGGCCTTTCGCAAAGTTGTGTGGCAAACCGTGGGCGGCTATCCCGAATGGCTCGACCATTGCGAAGATTTGGTGTTTGATCGGGCGGCAGTGGCGGCGGGTTTTCGCAGCACAGCGGTGCTCGATGCGGTCGTGCATTTTCAGCCGCGCTCCAGTTTTCGCGCCTTGTTTCGTCAATATTTCTTCTATGCACGGGGCGATGGGGTTGCCAACCTCTGGCCGTTGCGCCATGCAATTCGCTATGCAACCTACCTTGGCTTACTGTTGTTGATGGGCAATTTGCCTAAACGCCCATGGCTTGTGGGTGTTTTAGGTTTGGGCATCGCTGGCTATACCCGCAAACCCTATCGACGTTTGTGGCGAGCAACCAACGGCTGGTCATTCACTCGCCGCAGCAAAACCTTGAGTTTACCGCCATTGATTCGCTTGGTTGGTGATCTTGCCAAAATGCTCGGCTACCCGGTTGGCTGGCTGGTACGTTTGCGCAAACGTCGATAG
- a CDS encoding DUF4230 domain-containing protein, with product MYRQRNSGCISSLFFLLIGALGIMVVLSITGLFDPIGLWFTKPQTVNNAQGPAIVQQLRARDEWITFSYQADQVIEARSEGNFFQELLYGDRILLQARGEVAAGIDMSELRDDQIVIEGKSIKITLPPARIIYSRLDNQATRVYDREQGWLSRGDINLESNARSFAEQSITASACESGVLDRAAVEAQKNISDLLYAVDYTNVTVIVSKVGDCAGSANQMATQQPNAIEPTAPANVPTDSTAQPSVAPTPTSSGGSLSGTAVPIQP from the coding sequence ATGTATCGTCAACGCAACTCTGGTTGTATTAGTAGTTTGTTTTTTCTGCTCATCGGAGCACTTGGGATTATGGTCGTGCTATCAATTACGGGCCTTTTCGATCCCATTGGTCTGTGGTTTACTAAACCTCAAACCGTCAATAACGCCCAAGGCCCAGCGATTGTGCAACAATTACGTGCTCGTGACGAGTGGATCACCTTTTCGTATCAGGCCGATCAAGTGATCGAGGCGCGGAGTGAAGGCAACTTCTTCCAAGAATTGCTCTATGGTGATCGAATTCTGTTGCAGGCTCGCGGCGAAGTAGCTGCTGGCATCGATATGAGCGAACTCCGCGATGATCAGATTGTGATCGAAGGCAAGTCGATTAAAATTACTTTGCCACCGGCTCGGATCATCTACTCGCGCCTTGATAATCAAGCGACGCGGGTCTATGATCGGGAACAAGGTTGGCTGAGTCGTGGTGATATTAATTTAGAAAGTAACGCTCGCAGTTTTGCTGAACAATCGATTACTGCCAGCGCTTGTGAAAGCGGTGTGCTTGATCGCGCGGCAGTTGAGGCTCAAAAAAATATTAGCGATTTGCTCTATGCTGTCGATTATACTAATGTGACGGTGATTGTGAGCAAAGTTGGCGATTGTGCTGGTAGTGCCAATCAAATGGCTACGCAACAGCCCAATGCAATTGAACCAACTGCGCCAGCCAATGTCCCAACTGATAGCACCGCCCAACCCAGCGTTGCCCCAACACCAACTAGTAGTGGTGGTAGTCTTTCCGGAACCGCTGTTCCAATTCAACCTTAA
- the era gene encoding GTPase Era: protein MLELTFDADARALYAYFTDINEGDDASQLEIPGVFLLDAAGQIVGIRLQLASAPKKSFLQYAQGFEELSYDEAAQQLTLSFGQHVVAATEELPYDAIIDLDRKGRALGLEVQAMIEFGLNERLDVLNPWLVAFDEEAGDEFDEDAEDADEQADAKLGVKAEAKAEDEDEDGPAVHQPIKLNPNLPKPLLPTDQEVHSGFVALVGKPNVGKSTLLNAYLGQKVSIVSPKPQTTRVPVRGILNGPDAQIIFVDTPGIHKPRHKLGNFMVDVAKRAVPNADVICFMVDITVPPNRMDREIAQMVLLSRKPHILVLNKVDATDEADKHLQEYRDLAPWEMEVAVSARDKLGMETLLAEIVQRLPVGHRLYPEDQLSDVSERSLVAEMIREKVMLNTEEEIPHSIAVEVEEWEDRGKVVYIRANISVEKDSQKGIIIGAGGSMLRKIGATSRFEIERSLGRQIYLDLWIKVRENWRQKPNELRWLGYDVKFFRD, encoded by the coding sequence ATGTTAGAACTTACTTTTGATGCTGATGCACGGGCGTTATACGCCTACTTTACCGATATTAACGAAGGCGACGATGCCAGCCAACTGGAAATTCCAGGGGTCTTTTTATTAGATGCTGCTGGGCAGATTGTTGGTATACGGTTGCAATTGGCCTCAGCACCGAAAAAGAGCTTTTTGCAATATGCCCAAGGCTTTGAAGAATTAAGCTACGACGAGGCCGCCCAGCAATTAACCCTGAGTTTTGGTCAGCATGTCGTTGCCGCAACCGAAGAGTTGCCCTACGACGCGATTATTGATCTTGATCGCAAAGGCCGCGCCTTAGGCCTTGAAGTTCAAGCAATGATCGAATTTGGCCTTAACGAACGCCTCGACGTACTCAACCCATGGCTGGTGGCCTTTGACGAAGAGGCTGGCGATGAGTTTGACGAGGACGCTGAGGATGCTGACGAGCAAGCCGATGCCAAACTTGGGGTTAAAGCTGAAGCCAAGGCTGAGGACGAGGACGAAGATGGGCCAGCCGTTCATCAACCAATCAAACTCAATCCGAACTTGCCCAAGCCCTTGCTGCCAACCGATCAAGAAGTGCATAGCGGCTTTGTCGCTTTGGTTGGCAAGCCCAATGTTGGCAAATCGACCTTGTTGAATGCCTACCTTGGCCAAAAAGTCTCGATTGTTTCGCCCAAACCCCAAACCACTCGCGTGCCAGTGCGTGGGATTCTCAACGGTCCCGATGCTCAGATTATTTTCGTGGATACGCCTGGAATTCACAAGCCACGCCATAAACTTGGTAATTTTATGGTTGATGTGGCCAAACGTGCTGTCCCGAATGCCGATGTAATCTGTTTTATGGTCGATATTACCGTGCCGCCCAACCGCATGGATCGTGAAATTGCCCAGATGGTCTTGCTCTCACGCAAGCCACATATTTTGGTGCTCAATAAAGTCGATGCAACTGATGAAGCCGATAAGCATCTGCAAGAATATCGTGACCTCGCGCCGTGGGAGATGGAAGTGGCGGTTTCGGCCCGCGATAAATTGGGCATGGAAACCTTATTGGCCGAAATTGTTCAGCGCTTGCCAGTTGGCCATCGGCTCTACCCCGAAGATCAACTTTCCGATGTTTCCGAGCGCAGCTTGGTCGCCGAGATGATTCGCGAAAAAGTCATGCTCAACACCGAGGAAGAAATTCCCCATTCAATCGCAGTCGAAGTTGAAGAATGGGAAGATCGCGGTAAAGTTGTGTATATTCGCGCCAATATTTCGGTCGAAAAAGATTCGCAAAAAGGCATCATCATTGGCGCGGGTGGCTCGATGCTGCGCAAAATTGGCGCAACCTCGCGCTTTGAAATCGAGCGCTCACTTGGCCGCCAAATTTATCTCGACCTCTGGATCAAGGTGCGCGAGAATTGGCGACAAAAGCCCAACGAACTCCGTTGGCTGGGCTACGATGTGAAATTCTTCAGGGATTAA